Proteins encoded together in one Pseudomonadota bacterium window:
- a CDS encoding thiamine pyrophosphate-dependent enzyme, with the protein MPTLDDYKGQIPAWCPGCGNFGILKAFKEAFVELGIEPHEFAIVSGIGQSSKFPHYVRCNTFNGLHGRTLPVATGVRLANHEMLVLAVAGDGDCYGEGGNHLIHAIRRNISVKLFVHDNQIYGLTKGQASPTS; encoded by the coding sequence TAGATGATTACAAGGGACAGATACCTGCATGGTGCCCAGGGTGCGGTAATTTTGGCATCCTGAAGGCCTTCAAGGAGGCCTTTGTGGAGCTTGGCATAGAGCCCCATGAGTTTGCTATTGTCTCCGGCATAGGTCAGTCAAGTAAATTCCCTCACTATGTGAGATGCAATACGTTTAACGGTCTTCATGGCCGGACCCTTCCCGTTGCAACAGGGGTCAGGCTTGCAAATCATGAGATGCTTGTTCTTGCCGTGGCAGGTGATGGAGATTGCTATGGTGAAGGTGGAAACCACCTCATTCATGCCATAAGGAGAAATATCAGCGTGAAGCTCTTTGTCCATGACAACCAGATATACGGACTTACCAAGGGCCAGGCTTCCCCTACAAGTA